TTCTTCCGCAGGAACCGGATCTTGCATCAGCGTCAGCGGAGCTTCTTGCGTGCCCCAGCTCGCCCCTGGCGTATAGTTGGGAATCTTCGCACCAACGTCCGTGAACGAAAAATTGTCGTCGCCCGTCGAAGGCGGAGTCATCTCCGGCTTCGTGAATGTACGGTTGGCTTGTGCGACTGCGTTGACATTCGACTGGGCTGCGTCATCGGCGCCGGCGACTGCCGTGGTGAGCGTCTGTCCGCATGCCCAAAGCACACCCCGCGCCAACAAATTTTGGAAGTCTACGTTCGACCATGTGCGGTGATCGTGCCCCCACGCAGTATAGAACACTCGCCCTTTCCCGCTGTTTCGAATCCACGTGTAGGGCTCGCCATTCTCGTCGCTGACCGGACCCGATTCGCTACTTCGCGTCTCGAGCACTGTCTTGTCTGGGTTGAGGCGACCGTGGCGATAGCTCTCGTCCATCGACTTGATAGGTTTCAGGCCCGCCATGATCTCGTGGTCTGGAGCGACAATCTTCGTCTCAAAGCTCGTGAACCCGTGGCTCTTGAATTGGCCGCCAACGAGATCGATGTATTTGGGCGAGTTTAAAAAACAGAACGAAGCACAGTGGATGGGTATCAGGCCGCCGCCCTGCTCGACAAAATTCAGAAGCGCCGCTTCAGCTTCGGGCGTGATTCGCTCGACATTCGCGAAAATCATCAGTCCGTCATACTTCGCCAGATTGTCAGCGTTGATGTCGCTTAGATCCTCGGTGTACTGGAGCTCAATGGACTGTTCGCCGAGCGGCTCGGCCACATGACGATAGAACTCCGAAGGCTTGTGGAACCCGGAATCGCCGAGCATCAGCACGGTGAGCTTCGAACGGTCAGCAACGGCTGAAGACGATGTCACCAGGCCCGCGAAGAGAATCCCGGCGACGAGAACGTGTTGAAAGAAAGAGGTCATCGTCCATTTATCCAGTGTGACTACAGTCTCGCGACCACACTCGTATCTCTTGGTCGACCAGAAGGTCGTCGACCAACGAGTGGAGTGAAGCACGGGACGTTTGCGGGGGTGGCTTTTTGAGCGGAAAGATTCGGCCTGCTGGCCAGGACCGATTCAGCGATCAGCCCAGTCTAGTATCAGTAAGAACCATCTCTCCAGGAGGAATTGCGCAAACTTGCGTAGAAATTTTACATGGCACTCAACGAGTCGGCGATTGACAACAAGTGCGTATACGCATTAACTCATTAGGCCAACAAAAGTTTCGCTATAAAACAGATTTCGATGAACTGAATTGCTTCGCGACAGCATGGCAAGCTAAAATGACCAACTCAGGCAGCGTCCAACGATTTCACGGATGCATCGGTTCCCACCCTTAGGCGCAGTCAATGGAGGGCAGAAACCTCATCCGTTCAAATCACGTACAATGGCGCGATTTCGATCAGGGAACGTGAGCTATCCATAGCGGGTAGCTCTGTCCGAAGACCGGACGACCTTGCCCGCGAAAAAACTTGGCTGGAGTTCGGCAAAACCACCGTGCTCTGATCTCGAGCAGGCATCGATTACTCTGCGGACCTACTGGAGAAATTTAACGTGGGAAAATGAGCGATGGATTGATGGTCCTCATGAGTGCGAAACACTGGGTGCGACAAGTCAAAAACAGCGATCGTAAAACAGCTTGTCTCTTTACGCGGGATCCGCAAGAGCATCAATTCCCCAGCGTTTGCTACGACAACTGAGGACAACTCGAATTGGCGAAATAGTAATGGAAACTGAACCAGAACTCCCCTTGGCGTTGCGTGCTGCGTACCTTGCTTTACACCGCAAAACCGATGCAAGATTTACGAAGCTCGATGTTACGGCTGATCAGTTTGTGCTGCTGACAGCTCTGTCGGATGGACAAGTATTGACTCAACGTGAATTGGCGGGTCGTATTTCCTCTGACCCCAGCACTGTTCGTGCGATGCTCGTTCTGCTCGAGAGAAAGGGGTTCGTCAAGCGTGACGTCCACCCCACGGATTTACGGGCTAAAGCCGTCTCCCTGACGACAGTTGGCAAGCGGATGCAAAAGAAGCTTTGGAAAGCTGGTCAACCCATTCGCGATGAGATGTACCGGTGCATGTCGCCGGACGAGGCGGATGTTCTGGTAACGCTGCTTTGCAAAATGGCATGTGTTTTGAGCGATGTGAGTGTACCCGTACAGGCTCCATCCAAACGGTAGATCGAGCAAAAGAAAAATGATTCGCAGATCGGTCGCACTGCTCATCGAAACCTCCAACGGCTACAGTCGTGGACTGCTGGAGGGCGTGATCGCTTACACTCAAGAACATGGCAATTGGTCGGTATATCTTACTGAACAAGAACGCGGTGCCCCCCCGCCCAGCTGGCTTCAAGGTTGGGGTGGGGACGGCGTCATTGCACGGATTGAGACGGATGCAATTGGCCGGCAACTCAAGCGATGTGGTGTTCCAGTTGTCGACTTGAGTGCGGCACGGCAACTCAAAGGAGTTCCCTGGGCGGACACGGACGATAGAGCGATTTCTCAGCTCGCAGTAGATCATTTCACGCAGCGCGGGTTTCGGAACCTTGCCTATTGCGGTGATGCTGGATTTCAGTGGTCCTCCAAGCGATGCCTCCATTTCCGAGGTTTTGCTCAATCTGCAGGCTGTCTGTTTTACGAGCATCAGTCGGTCGCACGTTACGAAAAAACTTACAATGCTGTGACAGAAATGGGACGGATTATCGATTGGATTGCAATCCTTCCACGACCCGTTGCGATTATGGGCTGTTATGACTTTAAAGCGCACGAAGTGCTTGACGCGTGCCGTCAATTGAACATTGACGTTCCAACTGAAGTAGCCGTGCTGGGCGTCGACAATGATCGCTTGATCTGCGAATTGTCAGAGCCCAAACTTTCAAGCATCATTCCGGATACGAAGCGAACGGGATACGAAGCTGCGAATTTGCTAGACCGCATGATGTCGGGCGAGGTTGTCGCATCAGACACACCGTTGATCACGCAGCCTTTAGGAATACACGTTCGCGAGTCGACTGATACCGTAGCGATCGCGGACGAAGAAATCGCCAAGGCACTCCAGTACATCCGGCGCCATAGTTCGGCCAACCTCAGAGTGAACGATATTCTTCAACACATTGACCTTTCGCGTCGAGCTTTCGAGCATCGGTTTAGTAAATGGGTTGGACATACCCCGCACGAAGAAATTCAGCGGGTTCGGATGAACCGTGTGAAAGCATTGCTTCGAGACACGGAATTGACTTTGAACCAGATTGCCGAGCGGATGGGATTTGAGCACTCAGAGTATTTAGGTGCTGCCTTCAAGCGAGAAGTCGGAATCGCACCTAGCGAGTATCGAAAAATGCAAAACGTCTCAAGCTAGGTTTTCCACCACGCACCACAGGCTGGAAGCCCATGCCACTTTAAAACCCGCGTTGGAGGCCGGGGGTGATGTCGAGATCGAGGGTGGCGAAGTCGTCGCGGTCGATTTGTTTCCAGGCGATGGCGCCCATTACGGCATTATCGGTGCAGAGTTCGGGCGGGGCGATCACGACTTCGAAGTCGTCCTGCTCCGCAGCAGTGGCGAGGTCACGGCGCAACCGCTGGTTCGCCGCGACACCGCCGCCGACGAGTAACCGACGGACACCGCAGCGGTTGATCGCTTTGCGGGTTTTCGCAACCAACACGTCGACGACAGCAGCCTCGAAAGAAGCGCACACGTCGGCTTTGGTTTGGTCGCTCAATTCCAGTGTCGCGAAATCTTGTCGGCCCGGGCCGACGATGGCGTACCTGACGGCTGTTTTCAGACCGCTGAAACTGAAGTCGTCCGAACCATCGTGCTGTTTCGAGCGGGGGAAGGCGAAGGCCCGATCGTTGCCCCGGGCGGCCCAGCGGGCGACTTCGACGCCGCCGGGAAAGCCGAGTGACAGCATCGCGGCGACTTTATCGAATGCTTCCCCAGCGGCATCGTCGATCGTCCCACCGAGATATTCCAGATCGACAGGGTCGTGACAGAGGTACAACGTTGTGTGCCCACCGCTGACAATCAGACCTACCGCCGGATACACGTTGGCGTCGGATTGGCTGAGCTGGCACGCGTACAGATGGGCGTGCAGATGGTTGATCGCCACAAGCGGTTTCTGCCATGCTAGGGCCAGCGACTTGGCCGCGACGACACCGACGAGCAGCGAGCCCGCCAGCCCCGGACGATCGGCGACGGCGATCGCATGCAGGTCGCGGCCGCGGATCCCAGCTTGGGTGAGGGCGGTATCGATCACCGGTAGGATGCGTTCGAGATGGGCCCGGGCGGCGATTTCAGGCACGACTCCGCCAAATCGCTCGTGCAGTTTTTCTTGCGTGGCGATGCACTCGCCGAGCACGCGGCCACCCCGGCTGACCACGGCGGCCGCTGTCTCGTCGCAGGTTGACTCAATCGCCAACAGAACATCGTCGCCGCTATCGGCCAATCTGGTACCTCTTTGAAATGTCAAATCTAACGAAACTAACGTCGTCAGACGGTGGAAGCCACGTTTTGGTAAACGTAAATACGCGATTTATTAAAATTCCACCGTATCCATGACATTGTAGGTCGGGCCGCGTTTTTCGAGAAAACTGCCGATGACCTGCACGCAGTCGACGGTCATCTCGCCGAGAGGATCATCTTCGTGCAGGCTCCAACGATCGATCGCGGTCTGGGACAACCGCCGGCTGCCGCTGCGGGCTCGGCCGAGGGTCAAGTGGGGGACATAGTCGCGGGGCTCGCGTTTGAAACCAATGTCCGCGAACCGATCCTCCAATTCGCTCACGATTTTGGTGAGGGAGTCCGTCGGATCCTCGATTGTCACGCTGAGAATTCGGGCTCGATCCTTGTCGGGGAGGAAGCCCGCACCGACGAAATTCAACACGAACGGGTCCAATGGTTCACATACCGCCTCTACGATGTCACAAACCTGCGGCACTTCGACGTTATCCACCTCGCCCAAAAACTTGAGCGTCAGATGCAAATTGTCTTCGGGAACCCACTTAATACCCATCGCGGAAACGGGCGTTTCCGGCGACACTGGTGAGCGATTCACCGTCGGATTCTTTTCCGTT
This genomic window from Allorhodopirellula heiligendammensis contains:
- a CDS encoding MarR family winged helix-turn-helix transcriptional regulator produces the protein METEPELPLALRAAYLALHRKTDARFTKLDVTADQFVLLTALSDGQVLTQRELAGRISSDPSTVRAMLVLLERKGFVKRDVHPTDLRAKAVSLTTVGKRMQKKLWKAGQPIRDEMYRCMSPDEADVLVTLLCKMACVLSDVSVPVQAPSKR
- a CDS encoding XylR family transcriptional regulator: MIRRSVALLIETSNGYSRGLLEGVIAYTQEHGNWSVYLTEQERGAPPPSWLQGWGGDGVIARIETDAIGRQLKRCGVPVVDLSAARQLKGVPWADTDDRAISQLAVDHFTQRGFRNLAYCGDAGFQWSSKRCLHFRGFAQSAGCLFYEHQSVARYEKTYNAVTEMGRIIDWIAILPRPVAIMGCYDFKAHEVLDACRQLNIDVPTEVAVLGVDNDRLICELSEPKLSSIIPDTKRTGYEAANLLDRMMSGEVVASDTPLITQPLGIHVRESTDTVAIADEEIAKALQYIRRHSSANLRVNDILQHIDLSRRAFEHRFSKWVGHTPHEEIQRVRMNRVKALLRDTELTLNQIAERMGFEHSEYLGAAFKREVGIAPSEYRKMQNVSS
- the tsaD gene encoding tRNA (adenosine(37)-N6)-threonylcarbamoyltransferase complex transferase subunit TsaD is translated as MADSGDDVLLAIESTCDETAAAVVSRGGRVLGECIATQEKLHERFGGVVPEIAARAHLERILPVIDTALTQAGIRGRDLHAIAVADRPGLAGSLLVGVVAAKSLALAWQKPLVAINHLHAHLYACQLSQSDANVYPAVGLIVSGGHTTLYLCHDPVDLEYLGGTIDDAAGEAFDKVAAMLSLGFPGGVEVARWAARGNDRAFAFPRSKQHDGSDDFSFSGLKTAVRYAIVGPGRQDFATLELSDQTKADVCASFEAAVVDVLVAKTRKAINRCGVRRLLVGGGVAANQRLRRDLATAAEQDDFEVVIAPPELCTDNAVMGAIAWKQIDRDDFATLDLDITPGLQRGF
- the thpR gene encoding RNA 2',3'-cyclic phosphodiesterase produces the protein MKTIRTFLAIPLPPPLARCASKWIHEMKDGAEKLSRPTEKNPTVNRSPVSPETPVSAMGIKWVPEDNLHLTLKFLGEVDNVEVPQVCDIVEAVCEPLDPFVLNFVGAGFLPDKDRARILSVTIEDPTDSLTKIVSELEDRFADIGFKREPRDYVPHLTLGRARSGSRRLSQTAIDRWSLHEDDPLGEMTVDCVQVIGSFLEKRGPTYNVMDTVEF